In Arthrobacter sp. SLBN-83, one DNA window encodes the following:
- a CDS encoding sirohydrochlorin chelatase: MNSPIMIACAHGTSNTQGAAEVNALRAAIAELRPGLDVREAYVDVQQPDLVDVVAGLPEGEPAVVVPLLLSVGYHVKVDIARAVKSRRGSAAALPLGPDPRLAQLLDQRLREAGTTDNDVIVLAAAGSSNPNAAVSVEELLGQLRQLRSNRMVAAYGASAQPSVPDAVAMLREELAGGAGAGESAGAVDVGGRVVVASYLLAPGFFHDQLAKAGADVVTDPLLPSPVLAQIALDRYDAAVAKMHEAPAEAPPVSQKEVPNQPSADAQQGGLFKAVRRFVTKYFPR, translated from the coding sequence ATGAACAGCCCCATCATGATCGCCTGCGCCCATGGGACGTCCAACACACAGGGGGCCGCTGAGGTCAATGCCCTGCGTGCCGCCATCGCGGAACTGCGCCCCGGGCTCGACGTCCGCGAAGCCTACGTGGACGTCCAGCAGCCGGACCTGGTGGACGTGGTGGCGGGCCTGCCAGAGGGGGAACCCGCCGTCGTCGTGCCGCTGCTGCTCAGCGTGGGTTACCACGTGAAGGTGGACATTGCCCGTGCCGTGAAGAGCCGTCGGGGCAGTGCCGCCGCCTTGCCGCTCGGCCCGGACCCCCGACTTGCCCAACTCCTGGACCAGCGGCTCCGAGAGGCCGGCACCACGGACAACGACGTCATCGTGTTGGCCGCGGCAGGCTCGTCCAACCCCAACGCCGCCGTCAGTGTCGAGGAGCTACTGGGCCAGCTGCGGCAGCTGCGTTCGAACCGGATGGTGGCCGCCTACGGTGCCTCCGCCCAGCCGTCCGTGCCCGACGCCGTCGCCATGCTTCGGGAGGAACTCGCCGGAGGTGCCGGGGCGGGGGAGTCCGCAGGAGCGGTCGACGTCGGCGGCCGGGTGGTGGTTGCCTCGTATCTCCTTGCGCCGGGCTTCTTCCACGACCAGTTGGCCAAGGCGGGTGCCGACGTCGTCACCGATCCACTGTTGCCGTCCCCGGTGCTGGCGCAGATTGCGCTGGACAGGTACGACGCGGCCGTCGCGAAGATGCACGAAGCGCCAGCAGAAGCGCCCCCGGTGTCCCAAAAAGAAGTCCCAAATCAGCCTTCCGCCGATGCACAGCAGGGTGGCTTGTTCAAGGCCGTTCGGCGTTTCGTGACGAAATATTTCCCTAGGTGA
- a CDS encoding amino acid ABC transporter ATP-binding protein, producing the protein MTITAEKPLVKIEGLHKYYGHHHVLRGIDMTVNQGEVSVVIGPSGSGKSTMLRCVNLLESISAGRISVGGQLIGYREVNGKLHDLKTKEIAAQRREIGMVFQRFNLFPHKTALQNVMEAPVHVKGQSKSEAQKRALELLDRVGLGDRAGHYPSQLSGGQQQRVAIARALAMEPELMLFDEPTSALDPELVGDVLNVMKDLAKSGMTMIVVTHEIGFAREVGDTLTFMDGGVVVESGDPREIIANPQHARTKEFLGRVL; encoded by the coding sequence ATGACGATCACAGCAGAAAAGCCGCTGGTCAAGATCGAGGGCCTCCATAAGTACTACGGCCACCACCATGTGCTTCGGGGTATCGACATGACCGTCAACCAGGGCGAGGTGTCGGTGGTGATCGGGCCTTCGGGGTCCGGCAAGTCCACCATGCTGCGCTGCGTAAACCTCCTGGAAAGCATCAGCGCCGGGCGGATCTCCGTAGGCGGCCAACTGATCGGCTACCGCGAGGTCAACGGCAAGCTCCACGACCTCAAGACCAAGGAAATCGCCGCCCAGCGCCGCGAAATTGGCATGGTGTTCCAGCGGTTCAACCTGTTCCCTCACAAGACCGCGCTCCAGAACGTGATGGAAGCGCCGGTCCATGTGAAGGGGCAGTCCAAGTCGGAGGCCCAAAAGCGTGCGCTGGAGTTGCTGGACCGGGTGGGGCTCGGCGACCGCGCCGGCCACTACCCCTCCCAGCTCTCCGGCGGCCAGCAGCAGCGTGTCGCCATTGCCCGTGCCCTTGCCATGGAGCCGGAGCTCATGCTCTTCGATGAGCCCACATCGGCGCTCGACCCGGAGCTGGTGGGCGATGTCCTGAACGTGATGAAGGACCTGGCCAAGTCGGGCATGACCATGATCGTGGTGACCCACGAGATCGGCTTCGCCCGCGAGGTCGGGGACACCCTGACCTTCATGGATGGCGGCGTGGTGGTGGAATCGGGCGACCCCCGTGAAATCATCGCAAACCCGCAGCATGCGCGCACCAAGGAGTTCCTGGGCCGCGTGCTCTGA
- a CDS encoding polyprenyl synthetase family protein — MTKSADQSWTHAGHGLPDSEPSLNTTAIATGLQLPAGFAAIAGDAELGPAITTNLAKVEKKLREAIANSDPLADATSRHLVEAGGKRIRPLLTLLCAHLGDASLPAVVQAAVVVELTHLATLYHDDVMDSAPFRRGAPTAHEVWGNSVAVLTGDLIFARASILVSELGGRALGIQARTFERLCLGQLHETVGPRPDEDPIEHYLSVIADKTGSLVAASGQFGAIFSGADEAYENVLVEYGEKVGVAFQLADDVIDVTGVKVKSGKSPGTDLREGVPTLPVLLLRKAAADGDQSAVDLLKLIDGDLSADEALAAAVAGLREHPVTAESWVVARQWAKEAIDALAPLPEGVVKESLSNFALAVVDRAS; from the coding sequence GTGACCAAATCCGCAGACCAGAGCTGGACGCACGCCGGGCACGGCCTGCCGGACTCCGAACCCAGCCTCAACACCACCGCCATCGCCACGGGACTCCAGCTGCCGGCAGGCTTTGCGGCCATCGCGGGGGACGCCGAACTGGGCCCGGCCATCACCACCAACCTGGCCAAGGTGGAGAAGAAACTCCGCGAAGCCATTGCCAACTCGGACCCCCTCGCTGACGCAACGTCGCGCCATCTGGTGGAGGCCGGCGGCAAGCGCATCCGGCCGCTGCTGACCCTGCTCTGCGCCCACCTCGGGGACGCATCCCTGCCCGCCGTGGTGCAGGCCGCCGTCGTGGTTGAACTGACGCACTTGGCAACCCTGTACCACGACGACGTCATGGACTCCGCCCCGTTCCGGCGCGGTGCCCCCACGGCCCACGAGGTGTGGGGCAACTCCGTCGCCGTCCTCACCGGTGACCTGATCTTTGCCCGCGCTTCCATCCTCGTGTCCGAACTGGGCGGCCGGGCTCTCGGCATCCAGGCCCGGACGTTCGAGCGGCTGTGCCTTGGCCAGCTGCACGAGACTGTGGGGCCGCGGCCCGATGAGGACCCCATTGAGCATTACCTGTCCGTCATTGCGGACAAGACCGGTTCCTTGGTTGCCGCCTCCGGCCAGTTCGGCGCGATCTTCTCCGGGGCTGACGAGGCGTACGAAAACGTCCTGGTGGAGTACGGCGAGAAAGTTGGCGTGGCCTTCCAGCTGGCCGACGACGTCATCGATGTCACCGGGGTCAAGGTGAAGTCCGGCAAGTCCCCCGGAACGGACCTGCGCGAAGGGGTTCCCACCCTGCCCGTCCTGCTCCTGCGCAAGGCGGCTGCTGATGGCGACCAGTCCGCCGTCGACCTCCTGAAACTGATCGACGGCGACCTGTCCGCCGACGAGGCCCTGGCCGCCGCCGTTGCCGGGCTGCGCGAACACCCGGTGACCGCCGAGTCGTGGGTGGTGGCGCGTCAGTGGGCCAAGGAGGCCATCGACGCCCTGGCACCGCTGCCTGAAGGCGTGGTCAAGGAATCCTTGTCCAACTTCGCGCTGGCCGTGGTGGACCGAGCCAGCTGA
- a CDS encoding amino acid ABC transporter permease, whose translation MEHHQHRDEPVLNKSVPVRHPGRWVSAVIILLLVAAFLQSLFTNPNFRWDIVGTYILDVKVVQGVGWTLLLTVASMVLAIVLAILLAVMRQSDNPVFRWTSWVWVWFFRGTPVYTQLVFWGLVTVLYPAFTLGIPFGPELFSYALSDPSKGLIPAILGLGLNESAYLAEIFRAGLKSVDKGQQEAAEALGMSKGKIMWRIILPQAMRIIVPPTGNETIGMLKTTSLVLAVPFTLDLTFATNALANRIYLPIPLLIVAAFWYLLVTSILMVGQHYLEAYYGKGVDNAAPAAMNPAAAKAAGAGADAQRSMKTDFPEESAR comes from the coding sequence ATGGAACACCATCAACACCGGGACGAGCCGGTACTGAACAAGTCAGTGCCGGTCCGCCACCCCGGCCGGTGGGTCAGCGCCGTTATCATCCTTCTCCTGGTGGCGGCATTCCTGCAGAGCCTGTTCACCAATCCCAACTTCCGCTGGGATATTGTGGGCACCTACATCCTGGACGTGAAGGTTGTCCAGGGTGTGGGCTGGACCCTCCTGCTGACGGTCGCATCGATGGTTTTGGCCATTGTCCTGGCGATCCTGCTCGCGGTAATGCGGCAGTCTGACAACCCGGTGTTCCGCTGGACCAGCTGGGTGTGGGTGTGGTTCTTCCGTGGAACCCCTGTCTACACGCAGCTGGTGTTCTGGGGCCTGGTGACGGTTCTCTATCCGGCCTTCACCCTGGGTATCCCGTTTGGGCCGGAACTCTTCAGCTACGCGCTGTCGGATCCCAGCAAGGGCCTGATCCCCGCGATCCTCGGCCTGGGCCTCAACGAGTCCGCGTACCTCGCGGAGATCTTCCGTGCCGGCCTCAAGTCCGTGGACAAGGGCCAGCAGGAAGCCGCCGAGGCGCTGGGCATGTCCAAGGGCAAGATCATGTGGCGGATCATCCTGCCGCAGGCCATGCGGATCATCGTGCCGCCAACGGGCAACGAAACGATCGGCATGCTGAAGACCACGTCCCTGGTCCTCGCCGTCCCGTTCACCCTGGACCTGACGTTCGCCACCAATGCCCTTGCCAACCGGATCTACCTTCCGATCCCGCTCCTGATCGTTGCCGCCTTCTGGTACCTCCTGGTCACCAGCATCCTCATGGTGGGCCAGCACTACCTTGAGGCGTACTACGGCAAGGGCGTAGACAATGCCGCACCGGCAGCCATGAACCCTGCTGCTGCTAAAGCAGCAGGCGCCGGCGCCGACGCTCAGCGGTCGATGAAAACGGATTTCCCCGAGGAGAGTGCACGATGA
- a CDS encoding isochorismate synthase, whose product MTSTFRTLTVPLDGKAFPGGLPSFLVRDDVLCWTRREAGLAGFGEIGRFTATGPDRFLEADIWWRHLVLEADVTDSVELPGTGPVAFGSFAFSKTSAHESRLIVPEIVVGVRDNQSWLTQLTFDGGPLTEETALAALDRWLSSAPRPVTEGATAAADSAGNASPGAVPHPAVGAVVRPLPLAAGATLHTGSLSEEAWMDAVAAGVAEIRTGALEKLVLARDVVATIPSGVHAADVLRELAARYRECWTYGVDGLVGATPEMLIQVEGRTAQARVLAGTLDRRDAHGEDGSPMDYATRVLAGSDKQRHEHEIAIQSLTKQLAPFSEAMNAHDEPFILELPNVWHLASDVKAELTEVEGHVPTCLALINALHPTAAVCGTPTRVAGELIRKLEHLDRGPYAGPVGWLDAAGNGEWGIALRGAVIESPETVRLYAGCGIVDGSQPEAELAETWAKFRPMLESLGISS is encoded by the coding sequence ATGACGAGCACGTTCCGCACCTTGACAGTCCCCCTGGATGGCAAAGCGTTCCCCGGGGGGCTGCCTTCGTTCCTGGTCCGGGACGACGTTCTCTGCTGGACCCGCCGCGAAGCCGGCCTGGCGGGCTTCGGTGAGATAGGTCGCTTCACCGCCACCGGCCCGGACCGCTTCCTGGAGGCGGACATCTGGTGGCGGCACCTGGTCCTGGAGGCGGACGTCACGGACTCCGTGGAGTTGCCCGGCACCGGCCCCGTGGCTTTTGGCTCCTTCGCTTTTTCCAAGACTTCCGCCCACGAATCCCGGCTGATCGTGCCGGAGATCGTGGTGGGCGTCCGGGACAACCAGTCCTGGCTCACCCAGTTGACGTTCGACGGCGGCCCGCTCACCGAAGAGACGGCCCTCGCCGCCCTGGACCGCTGGCTCAGCAGCGCTCCCCGTCCTGTCACGGAAGGCGCGACGGCGGCAGCGGACTCCGCCGGGAACGCTTCCCCCGGTGCCGTGCCCCACCCGGCGGTCGGCGCCGTCGTACGCCCCCTCCCCCTGGCCGCCGGCGCAACGCTGCACACCGGGTCGCTCAGCGAGGAAGCCTGGATGGATGCGGTGGCTGCAGGGGTTGCCGAGATCCGCACGGGCGCCCTGGAGAAGCTGGTGCTGGCCCGGGACGTGGTGGCAACTATTCCTTCCGGCGTACATGCTGCAGACGTCCTGCGCGAACTCGCCGCCCGGTACCGCGAGTGCTGGACGTATGGGGTGGACGGGCTGGTGGGGGCCACGCCCGAGATGCTGATCCAGGTGGAGGGGCGCACCGCCCAGGCCCGCGTGCTGGCCGGCACCCTTGACCGCCGCGACGCGCACGGCGAGGACGGCTCCCCAATGGACTACGCGACGCGGGTGCTCGCCGGCTCTGACAAGCAGCGGCACGAACATGAGATCGCCATCCAGTCCCTCACCAAGCAGCTGGCACCGTTCTCCGAAGCGATGAATGCCCACGACGAGCCGTTCATCCTGGAACTCCCCAACGTCTGGCACCTGGCCTCGGACGTCAAGGCGGAACTTACCGAGGTGGAGGGCCACGTGCCCACCTGCCTGGCCCTGATCAACGCCCTGCACCCCACCGCCGCCGTGTGCGGAACACCCACCCGCGTGGCGGGTGAGCTGATCCGCAAACTGGAGCACCTGGACCGCGGCCCGTATGCCGGTCCGGTGGGCTGGCTGGATGCGGCCGGCAACGGGGAGTGGGGCATTGCGCTGCGCGGTGCCGTCATCGAGTCGCCTGAGACCGTGCGGCTGTATGCCGGCTGCGGCATCGTGGACGGTTCGCAGCCGGAGGCGGAGCTGGCGGAAACGTGGGCCAAGTTCCGGCCGATGCTGGAGTCGCTGGGCATCAGCAGCTGA
- a CDS encoding SMI1/KNR4 family protein has translation MTDMFLEKFKALVPKYLEDEWQEEDGLTPEELDKALADHQFQIPLVLREFYLALGGCEDLMEAYHYFWDPDELEVDDEGFLMFLEDEDEEYTWGFRIGDLSVPDPIVYRRNNARGQWKSEEGTFSEFVFDMFEWAFEDEEEE, from the coding sequence ATGACTGACATGTTCCTCGAGAAGTTCAAAGCGCTTGTTCCGAAGTATCTCGAGGATGAATGGCAGGAAGAGGACGGCCTGACCCCCGAGGAACTGGACAAGGCCCTTGCCGACCACCAGTTCCAGATCCCCTTGGTTTTGCGTGAGTTCTATCTCGCCCTGGGCGGCTGCGAGGACCTCATGGAGGCGTACCACTACTTCTGGGACCCGGACGAGCTCGAAGTCGATGACGAGGGCTTCCTGATGTTCCTTGAGGATGAGGACGAGGAGTACACCTGGGGCTTCCGCATAGGCGACCTCAGCGTCCCGGACCCCATCGTCTACCGCCGCAACAACGCCCGCGGCCAGTGGAAGTCCGAGGAAGGCACCTTCTCCGAGTTCGTCTTCGACATGTTCGAGTGGGCGTTCGAGGACGAAGAGGAAGAGTAG
- a CDS encoding demethylmenaquinone methyltransferase: MNRASLDKRPDEVATMFDDVAPKYDVVNDVLSMGQTRRWRKIVVDAMEVSKGQRVLDLAAGTGTSSEPYADAGIDVVACDFSLGMLKVGKRRRPDINFVAGDATNLPFADNTFDASTISFGLRNVNEPKKALQEMLRVTKPGGRVVIAEFSQPVVPLWRTMYTEYLMRALPAIATKVASNPDAYVYLAESIRAWPDQDHLAAWLQESGWERVTYRNLTGGIVAVHRAFKPADSSPEGAAAAIAAHKGPVAKLRRNIVR; encoded by the coding sequence GTGAACCGAGCATCCTTGGATAAGCGTCCGGACGAAGTAGCCACCATGTTTGACGATGTCGCACCGAAATACGACGTCGTCAATGATGTCCTCTCCATGGGGCAGACCCGCCGCTGGCGGAAGATCGTGGTGGATGCCATGGAAGTCTCAAAGGGCCAGCGGGTCCTGGATCTCGCGGCCGGAACCGGCACCTCAAGTGAGCCATATGCCGATGCCGGCATAGATGTGGTTGCCTGCGACTTCTCCCTCGGGATGCTCAAGGTGGGCAAGCGCCGCCGCCCGGACATTAACTTCGTGGCCGGGGACGCCACCAACCTGCCGTTCGCCGACAACACCTTTGACGCAAGCACCATCTCCTTTGGCCTCCGCAACGTCAACGAACCCAAGAAGGCATTGCAGGAGATGCTGCGCGTCACCAAACCCGGCGGCCGCGTGGTCATCGCCGAGTTCTCGCAGCCCGTCGTTCCGCTGTGGCGCACCATGTACACCGAGTACCTGATGCGGGCGCTGCCCGCGATTGCCACCAAGGTTGCCTCCAACCCGGACGCCTACGTCTACCTCGCCGAATCCATCCGCGCCTGGCCGGACCAGGACCACCTGGCTGCCTGGCTGCAGGAAAGCGGCTGGGAAAGGGTCACCTACCGCAACCTCACCGGCGGCATCGTCGCCGTGCACCGCGCGTTCAAGCCTGCCGATTCCTCGCCTGAGGGCGCTGCCGCCGCCATCGCCGCCCACAAGGGCCCGGTGGCCAAGCTGCGCCGCAACATCGTCCGCTGA
- a CDS encoding trimeric intracellular cation channel family protein, which yields MTFAFDNSPVWLDLLGVFFFAVSGSLLAARKQIDIVGSLLLASLVGLGGGVIRDVILVIVPAAFTNPAYLAPPLLATVLVFFLFSSVQRYTSLLILFDAAGLALFCMTGTLKALATGLNPVASVLLGVTTAVGGGLLRDITANEVPELFNPKDIYALPAFLGSSLTAVLWVLGVFNVLTAAGIAALVFTFRVLAWRRSWQAPLAVRGWHRRATDSGL from the coding sequence ATGACATTCGCCTTTGACAACTCCCCGGTGTGGCTGGATCTGCTGGGCGTGTTTTTCTTCGCCGTCTCGGGTTCGCTGCTGGCGGCGCGGAAGCAGATCGACATTGTCGGGTCGCTGCTCTTGGCCTCCTTGGTGGGCCTGGGCGGCGGCGTGATCCGCGATGTCATCCTTGTGATCGTTCCGGCGGCCTTCACCAATCCCGCGTACCTGGCCCCGCCGCTGCTGGCCACGGTGCTGGTGTTCTTCCTGTTCTCCAGCGTGCAGCGGTATACGTCGCTGCTGATCCTGTTCGACGCCGCCGGCCTGGCCCTGTTCTGCATGACCGGCACGCTCAAGGCCCTGGCCACCGGGTTGAATCCCGTGGCTTCAGTGCTGTTGGGAGTGACGACGGCGGTGGGCGGCGGGCTGCTGCGGGACATCACCGCCAATGAGGTGCCGGAGCTCTTCAACCCGAAGGACATCTACGCGCTGCCGGCATTTTTGGGTTCCTCATTGACGGCGGTGCTGTGGGTGCTGGGCGTGTTCAACGTCCTCACAGCGGCCGGCATCGCAGCCCTGGTGTTCACATTCCGCGTCCTGGCGTGGCGGCGCTCCTGGCAGGCACCCCTGGCCGTCCGCGGCTGGCACCGGCGGGCCACCGATTCGGGGCTCTGA
- a CDS encoding endonuclease domain-containing protein has product MTTLPYLRQRLPGNRNGAARKVLDLVDGTADSPIEVVARLLFRAEGIYTQTQVELPGIGFVDFLLEGFLIVEIDGRSHLEPRQVKKDRFRNNASTLSGYAVLRYGYADVVYNPQKVVAEVWQVLRGRVIR; this is encoded by the coding sequence GTGACTACGTTGCCCTATCTTCGGCAACGGCTGCCGGGAAACCGGAACGGTGCTGCCCGGAAAGTGCTGGACCTGGTTGACGGCACAGCTGACTCGCCAATTGAAGTCGTAGCCCGTCTCCTGTTCCGAGCCGAAGGGATCTACACCCAAACCCAGGTCGAGTTGCCGGGAATCGGCTTCGTCGATTTCCTGCTGGAGGGATTCCTGATAGTGGAGATCGATGGCCGCAGCCATCTTGAGCCGCGACAGGTCAAGAAGGACCGCTTCCGGAACAATGCCAGCACCCTCAGTGGCTATGCCGTCCTGCGGTACGGTTACGCCGACGTCGTCTACAACCCGCAGAAAGTGGTTGCCGAGGTGTGGCAGGTGCTCAGGGGCAGAGTCATCCGCTGA
- a CDS encoding geranylgeranyl reductase family protein codes for MKVLIVGAGPAGSTAAHYLAKAGLDVTVLEKTAFPREKVCGDGLTPRAVREIQKLGLPHPEGEGWRRNKGLRLIAGGRTIELPWPEVSDFPQYGLIRTRLGFDEELARHAEAAGATILERHSVTDALTNDAGRVTGVRAALLDESGRKTGETRDFSADVVLAADGNSTRTSVSLGIQKRDDRPLGVAVRTYFTSPRTDDDWMEGWLELPGRDGKLLPGYGWVFGVGDGTSNVGLGILNSSKEFGKLDYKQVLREWTAGMPADWGFTPENQVGEIRGAALPMGFNRTPHYSPGLLLLGDAGGMVSPFNGEGISYAMESARFAAEFIIDASSRTAASGGTYDADAHLARYADYVRDQWGSHFTLGRAFAALIGKPAVMKLALRTGMPIPVLMRFVVRLLANLTDPSANGFEDRVIRVLESLVPATSNTPPASNQRYPQQKVRVNP; via the coding sequence GTGAAGGTACTGATTGTCGGCGCGGGGCCGGCCGGATCCACTGCCGCGCATTACTTGGCCAAGGCCGGACTGGACGTTACGGTCCTGGAAAAGACGGCGTTTCCGCGCGAGAAGGTCTGCGGCGACGGCCTGACCCCCCGCGCCGTCCGCGAGATCCAGAAGCTCGGCCTGCCCCACCCGGAAGGTGAGGGCTGGCGCCGGAACAAGGGCCTGCGCCTGATTGCGGGCGGCCGCACTATCGAGCTGCCCTGGCCCGAGGTTTCCGACTTCCCGCAGTACGGCTTGATCCGCACCCGCCTTGGCTTCGACGAGGAACTGGCACGCCACGCCGAGGCTGCCGGCGCCACCATCCTTGAGCGGCACAGTGTCACCGACGCCCTGACCAACGACGCCGGCCGCGTCACCGGTGTCCGCGCAGCGCTCCTTGACGAGTCCGGACGCAAGACGGGGGAGACGCGCGACTTTAGTGCCGACGTCGTCCTCGCTGCCGACGGCAACTCAACCCGCACGTCAGTGTCCCTGGGGATCCAAAAGCGTGACGACCGCCCGCTTGGCGTGGCCGTCCGCACCTACTTCACCTCGCCGCGTACCGACGACGACTGGATGGAAGGCTGGCTGGAGCTTCCCGGCCGCGATGGCAAGCTGCTCCCCGGCTACGGCTGGGTGTTCGGCGTGGGCGATGGCACCTCCAATGTGGGCCTGGGCATCCTGAACTCCTCCAAGGAATTCGGCAAGCTGGACTACAAGCAGGTCCTGCGCGAATGGACCGCCGGCATGCCCGCTGACTGGGGCTTCACGCCGGAGAACCAGGTGGGGGAGATCCGCGGTGCAGCGCTGCCCATGGGCTTCAACCGCACCCCGCACTACTCGCCCGGCCTGCTCCTGCTGGGCGACGCCGGCGGAATGGTCTCCCCGTTCAACGGCGAAGGCATTTCCTACGCCATGGAGTCCGCGCGCTTTGCCGCGGAGTTCATCATCGACGCCTCCTCACGCACGGCTGCTTCGGGCGGAACGTACGACGCCGATGCGCACCTTGCGCGGTACGCGGACTACGTGCGGGACCAGTGGGGGTCGCACTTCACGCTGGGACGGGCCTTCGCGGCCTTGATCGGCAAGCCCGCCGTCATGAAGCTGGCACTGCGGACGGGCATGCCGATTCCTGTGCTCATGCGCTTTGTGGTCCGGCTCCTGGCCAACCTCACGGACCCCTCGGCGAACGGCTTCGAGGACCGGGTGATCCGCGTCCTGGAATCGCTGGTTCCGGCCACATCCAATACCCCACCAGCTTCGAACCAGCGGTATCCGCAACAAAAAGTTAGGGTTAACCCGTGA
- a CDS encoding ABC transporter substrate-binding protein: protein MQTPRTLLGTSKLTAATMIAISALALSACTNASETGPSSAATSSGSASTSFDPSTVKKDDALAAMVPDAIKSKGTITVGSDTSYAPAEFLGPDGQTPVGYDVDIAKAIGATLGLKVQVQTAEFTGILPALGPKYDLGISSFTINPERLGAVNMVSYFNAGTAWAVKKGNPNKFSLDDVCGKSIGVQTGTVQEDPDLSDRNKKCVAEGKKPIDIVTLKNQTDVTTRLVNGSIDAMAADSPIIGYALTQTNGQLEKLGDVYDSAPQGIAVAKADTAWADVIQKTVTKLMEDGSYKKILDGWGNSEGAITKSEVNPAVKS, encoded by the coding sequence ATGCAGACTCCCCGTACCCTCCTGGGCACCTCCAAGCTGACCGCTGCCACTATGATCGCCATCAGCGCCCTGGCCCTCTCAGCATGCACGAACGCCTCGGAAACGGGTCCCTCCAGCGCGGCCACCTCTTCAGGCAGCGCCAGCACCAGCTTTGATCCCAGCACGGTCAAGAAGGACGATGCCCTGGCCGCCATGGTCCCGGACGCCATCAAGTCCAAGGGCACCATCACGGTGGGCTCCGACACCAGCTACGCCCCGGCCGAGTTCCTGGGTCCGGATGGCCAGACTCCGGTTGGCTACGACGTGGACATCGCCAAGGCCATCGGCGCCACCCTGGGCCTCAAAGTCCAGGTCCAGACCGCAGAGTTCACCGGCATCCTCCCGGCCCTCGGCCCCAAGTACGACCTGGGCATCTCCTCGTTCACCATCAACCCGGAGCGCCTGGGCGCAGTGAACATGGTCAGCTACTTCAACGCCGGCACCGCCTGGGCTGTTAAGAAGGGCAACCCCAACAAGTTCTCCCTCGACGATGTGTGCGGAAAGTCCATCGGCGTGCAGACCGGTACCGTCCAGGAAGACCCGGACCTTTCCGACCGCAACAAGAAGTGCGTGGCTGAGGGCAAGAAGCCCATCGACATCGTCACCCTGAAGAACCAGACGGACGTCACCACCCGCCTGGTCAACGGCAGCATCGACGCCATGGCCGCCGACTCCCCCATCATTGGCTACGCCCTGACCCAGACCAACGGCCAGCTCGAGAAGCTCGGTGACGTCTACGATTCCGCTCCCCAGGGCATCGCTGTGGCCAAGGCCGACACCGCCTGGGCCGACGTTATCCAGAAGACCGTCACCAAGCTGATGGAAGACGGCTCCTACAAGAAGATCCTGGACGGCTGGGGCAACTCCGAGGGCGCCATCACCAAGTCCGAGGTCAACCCGGCGGTTAAGTCTTGA